The Paenibacillus uliginis N3/975 genome has a window encoding:
- a CDS encoding DIP1984 family protein translates to MMKLAEALVLRADCQRRIAQLKQRLDRVVKVQEGEQPVENPTELFVELDRTMEELASWIKKINKTNSHTVFADGKSLADVLVERDSMMQKRKILDELLETASIRQERYSRSEVKFLTVIEVPTLQKQMDELAKNYRELDFRIQEKNWTIDLIEDAPK, encoded by the coding sequence ATGATGAAACTTGCAGAAGCGTTGGTATTGCGCGCTGACTGTCAGCGCAGGATCGCGCAGTTGAAGCAGCGGCTGGATAGAGTGGTAAAGGTGCAGGAGGGAGAACAGCCAGTTGAGAATCCCACCGAGCTTTTTGTTGAACTCGACCGCACGATGGAAGAATTGGCTAGTTGGATTAAGAAGATCAACAAGACCAATTCACATACCGTGTTCGCTGACGGGAAGAGCCTTGCGGATGTTCTCGTAGAGCGGGACAGCATGATGCAAAAACGAAAAATTTTGGACGAACTGCTGGAAACGGCGTCCATCCGTCAAGAACGTTATTCGCGGTCAGAGGTGAAGTTCCTTACGGTCATTGAGGTGCCAACCCTTCAAAAACAAATGGATGAGCTGGCTAAGAACTACCGTGAGCTTGATTTCCGCATACAAGAGAAGAACTGGACCATTGATCTAATTGAGGATGCACCGAAGTAA
- a CDS encoding class I SAM-dependent DNA methyltransferase: MTAYRGSDHYDQEAFLQSYLQRRSWSENANDTLEKPIIYEMMGDVRRKSILDLGCGTATYGSELLELGASQYTGLEGSINMVEHARKTLDPMSNGCVIHLALEDWKAPEAAYDLIVSRLVIHYIEDIDALFSHVYTSLKAGGSFVFSVEHPVMTSSYGLPKTAGQKQDWTVDNYFVAGGREQEWLGRTVKKFHRTVEDYFSALQRAGFLIEQVRESRPDERHFSNRETYERRLRIPLFFMMKGYKKEGHDETCRSVGIAR; this comes from the coding sequence ATGACGGCGTACCGGGGATCAGACCATTATGATCAGGAAGCTTTTTTGCAAAGTTACTTGCAGCGAAGAAGCTGGAGCGAGAATGCCAATGATACGCTGGAAAAGCCGATTATTTATGAAATGATGGGCGATGTGCGGCGGAAGTCGATTCTGGACCTGGGCTGTGGTACCGCTACCTATGGTAGTGAGTTGCTTGAGTTGGGTGCGTCACAATATACCGGGCTAGAAGGCTCTATTAACATGGTGGAGCATGCACGGAAGACACTCGACCCTATGTCGAACGGATGCGTGATCCATCTGGCTTTGGAGGATTGGAAGGCACCGGAGGCTGCATATGATCTGATCGTCTCGCGGCTCGTCATTCACTATATTGAAGACATCGATGCGCTGTTCAGCCATGTATATACTTCACTGAAGGCCGGCGGGAGCTTTGTGTTCTCCGTAGAGCATCCAGTCATGACATCGTCCTATGGACTGCCGAAAACGGCAGGACAGAAGCAGGATTGGACGGTCGACAATTACTTTGTCGCGGGTGGACGCGAACAGGAGTGGCTGGGCCGAACGGTGAAGAAGTTTCATCGAACGGTAGAGGACTATTTTTCCGCGCTGCAGAGAGCGGGGTTTCTGATAGAGCAGGTTAGGGAGTCACGGCCGGATGAGCGGCATTTTAGTAATCGGGAAACGTATGAACGGAGACTAAGAATTCCGTTGTTCTTTATGATGAAAGGCTATAAAAAGGAGGGTCATGATGAAACTTGCAGAAGCGTTGGTATTGCGCGCTGA